In the genome of Sporichthya brevicatena, one region contains:
- a CDS encoding Lrp/AsnC ligand binding domain-containing protein — MIHAYILIQTEVGKAAVVAQQISGIPGVTSSEDVTGPYDVIVRAEATSVDELGKLVVAKVQSVAGITRTLTCPVVNL, encoded by the coding sequence ATGATTCACGCCTACATCCTCATCCAGACCGAGGTGGGCAAGGCCGCCGTGGTGGCGCAACAGATCTCCGGCATTCCTGGGGTCACCTCGTCCGAGGACGTCACCGGACCCTACGACGTGATCGTCCGCGCCGAGGCGACGTCGGTCGACGAGCTCGGCAAGCTGGTCGTCGCCAAGGTGCAGTCGGTCGCCGGCATCACCCGCACGCTGACGTGCCCCGTCGTCAATCTCTGA
- a CDS encoding thiamine-phosphate kinase has protein sequence MANLSEGPGLGTPSVGDLGEFGLIAALTARLPQGPGVLLGPGDDAAVVAAPDGRVVATTDLLVADRHFRRDWSTPHDVGRKAAAANLADVAAMGATPTALLVGFAAPADLPAAWAEEFAAGLAAECAPVGASVVGGDVVRAEQLLVAITALGDLGGVPAVTRDGARPGDVVAVCGTLGASAAGLAVLSAGVRGHQSLVQAHRTPTPPYAAGPAAARLGVHALIDVSDGLLADLGHVAERSGVAVDLDSSAFVPSEELRAAAAELGASATQWMLTGGEDHALAGCFAPDVELPDGWVRVGRVHAGSGVTVDGSVPTGVAGWDHFR, from the coding sequence ATGGCGAACTTATCGGAAGGACCAGGCTTGGGCACGCCGTCGGTCGGCGACCTCGGGGAGTTCGGACTCATCGCCGCCCTCACCGCACGCCTGCCCCAGGGGCCCGGGGTGCTCCTCGGTCCCGGCGACGACGCCGCCGTCGTCGCGGCACCCGACGGTCGCGTCGTTGCGACCACCGACCTGCTCGTGGCCGACCGTCACTTCCGGCGGGACTGGTCGACACCGCACGACGTCGGCCGCAAGGCGGCCGCGGCCAACCTCGCCGACGTCGCCGCGATGGGAGCGACGCCGACGGCGTTGCTCGTCGGGTTCGCGGCACCCGCCGACCTGCCCGCCGCGTGGGCCGAGGAGTTCGCGGCGGGGCTCGCGGCGGAGTGCGCGCCGGTCGGTGCCTCGGTCGTCGGCGGCGACGTCGTGCGCGCCGAGCAGTTGCTGGTGGCAATCACGGCCCTCGGCGACCTCGGGGGAGTGCCGGCCGTCACCCGCGACGGGGCGCGGCCCGGCGACGTCGTCGCGGTGTGCGGGACGCTCGGCGCCTCGGCGGCCGGCCTCGCGGTGCTCTCCGCCGGTGTGAGGGGCCATCAGAGTCTCGTGCAGGCCCACCGCACGCCGACCCCGCCCTACGCCGCCGGGCCGGCCGCGGCGCGTCTCGGCGTGCACGCCTTGATCGACGTCAGCGACGGACTGCTCGCCGACCTCGGCCACGTCGCCGAGCGCAGCGGCGTCGCCGTCGACCTCGACTCGAGCGCCTTCGTACCCTCGGAGGAGCTGCGGGCCGCCGCTGCCGAACTCGGCGCGTCCGCGACCCAGTGGATGCTGACCGGGGGAGAGGACCACGCCTTGGCCGGATGCTTCGCGCCTGACGTCGAGTTGCCGGACGGGTGGGTGCGCGTCGGGCGCGTCCACGCCGGGAGCGGTGTCACCGTCGACGGCTCCGTGCCGACCGGTGTCGCGGGTTGGGACCACTTCCGGTGA
- a CDS encoding D-alanine--D-alanine ligase family protein, translated as MSANTKTRVAVIFGGRSSEHAVSCVSAGSVLRAIDRTAYEVVPIGISTEGGWVLAVDDPDQLVIRDGKLPQVDATRPAVVLPGDPTARALTVFDESQPSGALGEIDVVFPVLHGPYGEDGTIQGLLEMADLPYVGSGVLSSAVSMDKAHMKVALAGAGLPVCDYVVVTARRWKTENAAVRDEIAALGWPVFVKPARAGSSVGITKVKRPEDLDAAMAAAQEWDPKVIVEATVIGREIECGVLEGVVGPEGVQGAPEASVTAEIRVLGDREFYDFEAKYLDDSTELTVPADLDEEVAAKVRALSVKAFEALSCESLARVDFFVCPDGSVLVNEVNTMPGFTPVSMFPRMWAATGVDYPTLIDRLLSTALQRRSGLR; from the coding sequence ATGAGCGCGAACACCAAGACCCGGGTCGCTGTGATCTTCGGTGGCCGGTCCTCCGAGCACGCCGTGTCGTGCGTGTCAGCGGGCAGCGTGCTGCGCGCCATCGACCGCACCGCCTACGAGGTCGTGCCGATCGGCATCTCGACCGAGGGCGGGTGGGTGCTCGCCGTGGACGACCCCGACCAGTTGGTCATCCGCGACGGCAAGCTGCCGCAGGTGGACGCCACCCGGCCGGCCGTCGTCCTGCCGGGTGACCCGACCGCGCGGGCTCTGACCGTCTTCGACGAGAGCCAGCCCTCGGGTGCGCTCGGCGAGATCGACGTCGTGTTCCCGGTCCTCCACGGCCCGTACGGCGAGGACGGCACCATCCAGGGCCTGCTCGAGATGGCCGACCTGCCCTACGTCGGCTCGGGCGTGCTCTCCAGCGCCGTCAGCATGGACAAGGCACACATGAAGGTCGCGCTGGCCGGCGCCGGTCTGCCGGTGTGCGACTACGTCGTCGTCACCGCGCGGCGGTGGAAGACGGAGAACGCCGCCGTCCGCGACGAGATCGCCGCCCTGGGGTGGCCGGTGTTCGTGAAGCCGGCCCGCGCCGGGTCCAGCGTCGGCATCACCAAGGTGAAGCGTCCGGAGGACCTCGACGCGGCGATGGCGGCCGCGCAGGAATGGGACCCGAAGGTCATCGTCGAGGCCACCGTGATCGGCCGTGAGATCGAGTGCGGTGTCCTCGAGGGCGTGGTCGGTCCCGAGGGTGTGCAGGGCGCGCCCGAGGCCAGCGTCACCGCCGAGATCCGCGTGCTCGGTGACCGCGAGTTCTACGACTTCGAGGCCAAGTACCTCGACGACTCCACCGAGCTCACCGTGCCGGCCGACCTCGACGAGGAGGTCGCCGCGAAGGTGCGCGCCCTGTCGGTCAAGGCCTTCGAGGCGCTCTCGTGCGAGAGCCTCGCGCGCGTCGACTTCTTCGTCTGCCCCGACGGGTCGGTCCTCGTCAACGAGGTCAACACGATGCCCGGGTTCACCCCGGTCTCGATGTTCCCCCGGATGTGGGCGGCGACCGGCGTCGACTACCCGACGCTGATCGACCGGCTGCTCTCCACCGCGCTCCAGCGGCGCTCCGGCCTGCGCTAG
- a CDS encoding DUF3515 domain-containing protein, translated as MPRRQSLTRPAPSRTRSAGTAALLTAALALTTACGEDGLSAVDVSVPVSSGDVGAICSRLQQALPSTVDNGERRNTSPKTDRTAAWGEPPVVLRCGVERPKALTSTSLLNTVNGIDWLAETRDDANVFTSVGRAAYIEVVVPASLQPPVGPLADLAQALQFVPARPEFFPTPTADPTGPTKKPTKKPKPTPQPTPAR; from the coding sequence GTGCCCCGTCGTCAATCTCTGACGCGGCCGGCGCCGTCCCGAACTCGCTCCGCAGGCACTGCGGCGCTGCTGACCGCTGCGCTCGCGCTGACGACCGCGTGCGGCGAGGACGGGCTCAGCGCCGTCGACGTGTCCGTTCCCGTCTCCAGCGGTGACGTCGGCGCGATCTGCTCCCGTCTGCAGCAGGCGCTGCCGTCGACGGTCGACAACGGCGAGCGCCGGAACACCAGCCCGAAGACCGACCGCACCGCGGCGTGGGGTGAGCCGCCGGTCGTCCTGCGGTGCGGCGTCGAGCGCCCGAAGGCCCTGACCTCGACGTCGTTGCTCAACACCGTCAACGGCATCGACTGGCTCGCGGAGACCCGCGACGACGCGAATGTGTTCACCTCCGTCGGCCGCGCGGCCTACATCGAGGTCGTCGTGCCCGCGTCCCTGCAGCCGCCGGTCGGTCCGCTCGCCGACCTCGCCCAAGCGTTGCAGTTCGTCCCCGCCCGACCCGAGTTCTTCCCGACCCCGACGGCGGACCCGACCGGGCCGACGAAGAAGCCGACGAAGAAGCCGAAGCCGACCCCGCAGCCGACGCCGGCGCGCTAG